From one Ooceraea biroi isolate clonal line C1 chromosome 7, Obir_v5.4, whole genome shotgun sequence genomic stretch:
- the LOC113562306 gene encoding uncharacterized protein LOC113562306, which produces MILYYVILLFLSWPLSRCTKDVGLNSEEIFDQLATASENIAHATRQTNESLNHPREQLSSVSSSLDATLHYENSNGFVPMIPSVSPSYDPDSSSLRPTDLGDNRSERNNATNAVSAPNNSDTRDEKKLEEDLAYSSEARIFLSFPGSLTNRRSFDFQAAGPNEFELLKVSNDTPAVANYKDFYENMRGTVNTDSTEIDESSSSGRGQRSKEIEGYGHGYGNPYAQFYTYNNAQDAKKTTYEQEKVTGNYRLQDTANYDGHGQSTTKKNAAVAAAPSSSRTNYGVNELGSTHGGTYDNVAEASKTHHRFSRPVVVAEPSNYKVDTKFSSQLRGASSDNDNYKTSRKLESSSAETSEHFEAYGGNDKQRSYVHSDDSRNLSDESVEYVERPRVRVQKTRRRPASQSDSTRKHPKEHQVTDQSTEEQDKVHKYNSSKLKPQRYRVKANPWANDPTASNLDESVEDARHDSRGSGAGTKSAKVHHASRPKHIGTWSHISPSLEISHSSGIELDHVEKPKYVVPVKVNIVPLANFDHATALGNSQGFDVSNAMLQNFVTTAPISAFSTTAPILSTPSPVLAQNLQALQKNVQNLGVSSSVPDVIVGQSSFQNPVQTVLLSQPTGQIKIADTLRTNYHLPSTMTPVFALTSSLTPALQSVPVQSDVTPRTTFAVTSTPAPVVQQLPVNQLQQLIVPQPTIQTFLQAPFQTGSGYQIQVNPHGLQGQNLVNHNLQVQSLPTTPTLLSTQPESRINPESADSQGKKDAYSTSGTNFLASASLTVGQNEQKQATNTNSYYLQQPANPLEGVVNQVNVNMTPKTKTILQATQVIPTIIQPGTTLNGLAVNTQQLVPTNHNLQDSNLILQRPRGYIKLQTGSGVDNVAQQQLQVQLNKQLVKSNRLPNVILQAADSTASHSNSVNNAVGISSSGSAHLPKVGMKNVEIINPNIKPSPIDTTVNMFETMHYPTTFLTTPIPIFSTVTPITPHTINLQSFVDSLTESGAKSKQVGTLDLKPSQNQERPVFNPINFVPNADIIKNQNTLNNRLPTNDPVQQGLNLVPVMPGGNFFKPSHTAQNELVLKPKLASDLQKYAEEMFKESLKTMYNSQKWNNDRRQQQASSQNNSEASDLAKLRTELQKLRASLSENKYRDVLEAHQSENKVRATDAPKFTKSGSKKPEMLLATLENILKTRPSGPIHIFHGTNRPNHKHKPPGDSDFDGDFHDDFGSASHLTEYLTPPRQNSFHKSPFHDKPKKRPGSSRFKNGPRKPIRSKHSPPRSGLEASSSNIDIHLDGPRYYESPFEHDSFEYNSRHQSFLDAYPSLTTSSPEIFSKILRELKSSSKEYDINHPRMHNLLGLLMKNKQLPTRSTQNYFRDNGQLGQYFESQKRRQALQFFDDNLRDYLERADVTSQQTSGPNRKVYSGNGAA; this is translated from the coding sequence AACGAAAGCCTGAACCATCCTCGGGAACAACTTTCCAGCGTATCGTCGTCACTAGACGCAACGCTGCACTATGAAAACTCTAACGGTTTCGTGCCCATGATACCGTCCGTATCTCCATCGTACGATCCTGATTCGTCATCGTTACGGCCCACTGATCTCGGGGATAACCGGTCTGAGCGGAACAACGCAACGAATGCCGTAAGTGCACCGAATAACTCGGACACGAGGGACGAGAAAAAGCTCGAGGAGGACTTAGCGTACTCCTCGGAAGCGAGGATCTTTCTGAGTTTCCCTGGATCGCTGACCAACCGCAGGTCTTTCGATTTCCAGGCGGCCGGACCGAATGAGTTTGAGCTGCTGAAGGTCAGCAACGACACCCCCGCGGTGGCTAATTACAAGGATTTCTACGAGAACATGCGCGGCACGGTGAACACCGACAGCACAGAGATTGACGAGTCGTCCTCTTCAGGGCGCGGACAGCGGAGCAAGGAAATTGAGGGCTACGGGCACGGCTATGGGAACCCATACGCTCAATTCTACACGTATAACAACGCGCAAGATGCGAAGAAAACCACTTACGAGCAGGAGAAAGTCACCGGCAATTATCGTCTGCAGGATACCGCGAACTACGACGGTCACGGGCAGAGCACGACCAAGAAGAATGCAGCGGTGGCAGCGGCCCCGTCCTCATCAAGGACGAATTACGGAGTCAACGAACTCGGTAGCACCCACGGCGGAACTTACGACAACGTGGCGGAAGCGTCAAAGACGCATCACAGGTTCTCGAGACCGGTGGTGGTCGCCGAGCCGAGCAATTACAAGGTGGACACGAAGTTCAGCAGCCAGCTGAGAGGCGCCAGCTCGGATAATGACAACTACAAAACGTCGCGGAAGTTGGAATCTTCCAGCGCGGAAACGTCGGAGCACTTCGAGGCTTACGGCGGCAACGACAAGCAGCGCAGTTATGTTCACTCGGACGACTCCAGGAACTTGTCGGACGAGAGCGTGGAGTACGTCGAGCGGCCGAGGGTGAGGGTGCAAAAGACTCGCAGACGTCCCGCGTCGCAATCTGATTCCACGCGGAAACACCCTAAGGAACACCAAGTCACGGACCAAAGCACGGAGGAGCAGGACAAGGTGCATAAGTACAACTCGTCGAAGCTGAAGCCACAGCGATACCGGGTGAAAGCGAACCCGTGGGCCAACGATCCGACCGCGAGTAACCTTGACGAGAGCGTGGAAGACGCCAGGCACGACTCCCGCGGTAGCGGCGCGGGCACGAAGAGCGCGAAGGTGCACCACGCGTCTCGGCCGAAGCACATCGGCACGTGGAGCCACATCTCGCCGAGCCTCGAGATCTCGCACTCGAGCGGAATCGAGCTGGATCACGTGGAGAAGCCGAAGTACGTCGTCCCTGTCAAGGTGAACATCGTACCGTTGGCGAACTTCGATCACGCGACTGCGCTCGGCAACAGCCAGGGCTTCGACGTATCGAACGCGATGCTGCAGAATTTCGTGACCACCGCGCCGATCAGCGCCTTCAGCACAACTGCGCCCATCTTGAGCACGCCTAGTCCGGTCCTCGCACAGAATCTGCAGGCGCTGCAGAAGAACGTGCAAAATCTGGGGGTCTCGTCTTCAGTGCCGGACGTGATTGTCGGCCAGAGCAGCTTCCAGAATCCCGTGCAGACGGTTCTGCTGTCGCAGCCGACCGGCCAGATAAAGATCGCGGACACCTTGAGGACGAACTACCACCTGCCAAGCACTATGACGCCGGTGTTCGCTCTCACGTCTAGCCTGACTCCGGCCTTGCAGAGCGTGCCGGTTCAGAGTGACGTGACGCCGCGAACGACCTTTGCCGTGACGTCAACCCCTGCGCCGGTCGTTCAGCAGCTGCCAGTGAATCAATTGCAGCAGCTGATCGTACCGCAACCGACCATCCAGACATTCCTGCAAGCTCCTTTCCAGACAGGCTCGGGGTACCAGATCCAGGTGAATCCTCATGGACTACAGGGTCAGAATCTTGTCAATCATAACTTGCAGGTACAGAGCTTGCCGACGACACCGACGCTGCTGTCCACTCAGCCGGAGAGCAGGATTAACCCAGAGTCCGCGGATTCACAGGGCAAGAAGGACGCGTACTCCACGTCCGGTACAAACTTCCTGGCCTCGGCGAGTCTAACCGTCGGTCAAAACGAACAGAAGCAGGCGACTAACACCAACTCGTACTATCTGCAGCAACCGGCAAACCCACTGGAGGGCGTGGTGAACCAGGTGAACGTCAACATGACGCCAAAGACAAAGACGATCCTTCAAGCGACTCAAGTGATACCGACCATCATACAGCCCGGCACGACTTTGAATGGCTTGGCTGTGAACACGCAGCAATTGGTTCCAACTAATCACAACCTGCAAGACTCCAATCTTATCCTGCAACGGCCGCGAGGTTACATCAAGCTGCAGACCGGCAGCGGCGTGGACAATGTTGCACAGCAACAGTTACAGGTTCAGTTGAACAAGCAACTGGTGAAGAGCAACCGGTTGCCCAATGTGATCCTGCAGGCTGCCGATAGCACAGCCAGCCACTCGAACAGTGTAAACAATGCGGTCGGCATTTCTTCTTCAGGTAGTGCTCACCTTCCGAAGGTAGGCATGAAGAACGTGGAGATCATAAATCCAAACATCAAGCCAAGCCCGATCGACACGACTGTGAACATGTTTGAGACGATGCACTATCCGACCACGTTCTTAACTACGCCTATCCCGATCTTCAGCACGGTCACTCCAATCACTCCACATACCATCAATCTTCAGAGCTTTGTGGACTCGCTGACGGAGAGCGGCGCTAAAAGCAAGCAAGTTGGCACCTTGGACTTGAAGCCGTCGCAGAATCAGGAACGACCAGTGTTCAATCCCATAAACTTTGTGCCCAACGCCGACATCATCAAAAACCAGAACACTCTGAACAACAGGTTACCCACTAACGATCCTGTTCAGCAAGGCTTGAACCTAGTGCCAGTCATGCCTGGTGGAAACTTTTTCAAGCCGTCGCATACAGCGCAGAACGAGCTGGTGCTGAAACCAAAGCTGGCTTCGGACCTGCAGAAGTACGCCGAGGAGATGTTCAAGGAGTCCCTGAAGACGATGTACAACTCGCAGAAGTGGAACAACGACAGGAGGCAGCAGCAGGCGAGCAGCCAGAACAATTCTGAGGCGAGCGACTTGGCGAAGCTGAGGACGGAGCTACAGAAGTTGCGAGCTTCTCTGTCGGAAAACAAGTACAGGGACGTCCTCGAGGCGCATCAGAGCGAGAACAAGGTGCGCGCGACCGACGCGCCCAAGTTCACCAAGTCCGGCAGCAAGAAGCCGGAGATGCTGCTGGCGACCCTGGAAAACATACTGAAGACTCGACCATCAGGACCGATACACATTTTCCACGGCACTAACCGACCAAATCACAAGCATAAGCCTCCCGGAGATTCGGACTTTGATGGTGACTTCCACGATGACTTCGGCAGCGCCAGCCACTTGACGGAATATCTCACGCCACCAAGACAGAACTCCTTCCACAAGAGCCCTTTCCACGACAAGCCAAAGAAACGACCGGGATCATCGCGGTTCAAGAACGGACCACGGAAGCCGATAAGATCGAAGCACTCGCCGCCCAGGTCCGGATTGGAGGCATCCTCCAGCAACATAGACATCCATCTAGACGGCCCGCGTTATTACGAGTCACCATTCGAGCACGATAGCTTCGAATACAATTCTAGGCACCAGTCGTTCTTAGACGCGTACCCGTCGCTCACCACGTCGTCGCCGGAAATCTTCAGCAAAATTCTGCGCGAATTGAAGTCGTCGAGCAAGGAGTACGACATCAACCATCCCAGGATGCACAATCTCCTCGGCCTGCTGATGAAGAATAAACAGTTGCCGACCAGGAGCACGCAGAACTATTTCCGCGACAATGGCCAGCTGGGTCAGTACTTCGAGAGCCAGAAGCGCCGGCAAGCGCTGCAGTTCTTCGACGACAACCTGAGAGAT